A single genomic interval of Nonomuraea rubra harbors:
- a CDS encoding mannitol dehydrogenase family protein translates to MTRPLTRAADGRPAAPVRMLHLGLGGFFRAHQAWYTEHAPDASRWGIAAFTGRSTDLVARLAAQDGAYTLVTRGADGDAFEVVGSVTAVHGGGEDAEWLAYWRRPELAVVTLTVTEAGYARDSAPAATAPPATAPPATAPPATATPATVTAATAATVAGRLAAGLAARRRAGGGPVAIVSCDNLPGNGELTRRLVEEQAQAAGLRLADARYVTTMVDRITPYPSQEDTGLVAAATGRADAAPVVTEPYSEWVLCGDFPAGRPRWEDAGARFVTDAAPYEERKLWLLNGGHSLLAYAGSLRGHTTVAEAVADPACRGWLAQWWAEASRHLSFPEAELAAYRQALLDRFANPRIRHTLAKIAEDGPRKLPVRILPVLRAERARGALPAGAVRVLAAWLLHQHEPVPPVREPAAGPLREAARTALAGLDPALADDTGLIDAIVAETRSLLP, encoded by the coding sequence GTGACCCGGCCCCTCACCCGAGCCGCCGACGGGCGCCCCGCCGCGCCCGTCCGCATGCTGCACCTGGGGCTCGGCGGCTTCTTCCGCGCGCACCAGGCCTGGTACACCGAGCACGCCCCCGACGCCTCCCGGTGGGGCATCGCCGCCTTCACCGGCCGCAGCACGGATCTGGTGGCGCGACTGGCCGCTCAGGACGGGGCCTACACGCTGGTCACGCGGGGCGCGGACGGGGACGCCTTCGAGGTGGTCGGATCGGTCACGGCCGTGCACGGCGGGGGTGAGGACGCGGAGTGGCTGGCGTACTGGCGGCGGCCCGAGCTGGCCGTGGTCACGCTGACCGTCACCGAGGCAGGTTACGCGCGCGACTCCGCCCCGGCCGCGACGGCCCCTCCCGCGACGGCCCCTCCCGCGACGGCCCCGCCCGCGACGGCTACGCCCGCCACGGTCACAGCCGCGACGGCCGCGACCGTGGCGGGGCGGCTGGCGGCCGGGCTGGCGGCGCGACGGCGGGCCGGGGGAGGGCCGGTGGCGATCGTGTCCTGCGACAACCTGCCGGGCAACGGCGAGCTGACCCGGCGCCTGGTCGAGGAGCAGGCGCAGGCGGCGGGGCTGCGGCTCGCGGACGCCCGCTACGTCACCACCATGGTCGACCGGATCACCCCGTACCCGTCTCAGGAGGACACCGGCCTGGTGGCCGCCGCGACCGGCCGCGCCGACGCCGCCCCGGTCGTCACCGAACCGTACTCCGAATGGGTGCTGTGCGGGGACTTCCCGGCGGGCCGGCCCCGCTGGGAGGACGCCGGCGCCCGCTTCGTCACCGACGCCGCCCCGTACGAGGAGCGCAAGCTCTGGCTGCTGAACGGCGGCCACTCGCTGCTGGCCTACGCCGGGTCGCTGCGCGGCCACACCACGGTCGCCGAGGCCGTCGCCGATCCGGCCTGCAGGGGATGGCTGGCGCAATGGTGGGCGGAGGCGTCCCGCCACCTGTCCTTCCCGGAGGCGGAGCTGGCCGCGTACCGGCAAGCCCTGCTGGACCGCTTCGCCAACCCCAGGATCCGGCACACCCTGGCCAAGATCGCCGAGGACGGCCCGCGGAAGCTGCCCGTACGGATCCTGCCGGTCCTGAGAGCCGAGCGGGCGCGAGGCGCGCTCCCCGCCGGGGCGGTCCGGGTGCTCGCGGCCTGGCTCCTGCACCAGCACGAGCCCGTTCCTCCTGTACGGGAGCCCGCTGCTGGACCGCTGCGGGAGGCCGCCCGTACGGCCCTGGCCGGGCTCGATCCCGCGCTGGCGGACGACACCGGCCTGATCGACGCGATCGTGGCCGAAACCCGATCACTGCTTCCGTGA
- a CDS encoding LacI family DNA-binding transcriptional regulator, translating to MGKVERHATITDVAALAGVSVGTASKALNGRGSLREETRTRVREAARQLNFEVNAGARSLHSGRTYTVGMITTDTIGRFSIPVLMGAEDALGAGQMSVFLCDGRDDPIREQYHVKTLLSRRVDGIIVTGRRTEARAPIAPRLPVPVVYAFISSTDPGDCSVVPDEEGGARKAVEHLLAIGRTRMAHVTGPEHHHSAQARSAAAVGRLAEAGLSLAAPPLFGAWSEAWGRQAVGMLLAGGTSFDAVFCGSDQIARGVADALRAVGRRVPEEVALVGYDNWDVMAGACQPPLTSVDMNLEGLGRTAAEMLLAAINGTPSPGRHARPCHLVVRESTTVPLVRVEP from the coding sequence ATGGGCAAAGTGGAGCGTCACGCCACGATCACCGACGTGGCGGCGCTCGCCGGGGTGTCGGTGGGCACGGCCTCCAAGGCGCTCAACGGGCGCGGGTCCCTGCGCGAGGAGACCCGGACCCGGGTCAGGGAGGCGGCCAGGCAGCTCAACTTCGAGGTGAACGCGGGGGCCCGGAGCCTGCACTCCGGCCGCACGTACACCGTGGGCATGATCACCACGGACACGATCGGCCGGTTCAGCATCCCCGTGCTGATGGGCGCGGAGGACGCGCTCGGGGCGGGGCAGATGTCGGTGTTCCTGTGCGACGGCCGCGACGACCCGATCCGGGAGCAGTACCACGTCAAGACGCTGCTCAGCCGGCGCGTGGACGGCATCATCGTGACGGGCAGGCGCACGGAGGCCCGCGCGCCGATCGCGCCCAGGCTGCCCGTGCCCGTGGTCTACGCCTTCATCAGCTCGACGGACCCCGGCGACTGCTCGGTGGTGCCCGACGAGGAGGGCGGGGCGCGCAAGGCGGTGGAGCACCTGCTGGCCATCGGCCGTACCAGGATGGCGCACGTGACCGGGCCCGAGCACCACCACTCGGCCCAGGCGCGCTCGGCCGCCGCCGTCGGACGGCTCGCCGAGGCGGGGCTCTCCCTGGCGGCGCCGCCGCTGTTCGGGGCGTGGAGCGAGGCCTGGGGCCGGCAGGCCGTGGGGATGCTGCTGGCGGGCGGCACCTCGTTCGACGCCGTGTTCTGCGGCAGCGACCAGATCGCGCGCGGCGTCGCGGACGCGCTGCGGGCGGTGGGGCGGCGGGTGCCGGAGGAGGTGGCGCTGGTCGGGTACGACAACTGGGACGTGATGGCGGGGGCCTGCCAGCCGCCGCTGACCAGCGTGGACATGAACCTGGAAGGGCTCGGCAGGACGGCCGCCGAGATGTTGCTGGCCGCCATCAACGGCACACCGTCCCCCGGACGGCACGCCCGGCCCTGCCACCTGGTGGTCAGGGAGTCGACGACGGTGCCGCTGGTCCGCGTGGAACCGTGA
- a CDS encoding acyl-CoA dehydrogenase family protein — protein MAGFCPEPSDDVVQVRDWVHAFARDVIRPAGAEWDEREETPWPVIQEAAKVGLYSLDFFATQWFEESGLALPVAFEEIFWGDAGIGLSITGTGLAAAALAANGTPEQMGEWLPQMFGTENDVKLGAFCASEPDAGSDVGAIRTRAVPDGDDWVLNGVKTWATNGGIANVHVVVASVDPSLGTRGQASFVIPPGTPGLSMGQKFRKHGIRASHTAEVVLDDVRVPGSCLLGGKEKLEARLARVRNGERAGEQAAMRTFETTRPSVAAMAVGIARAAFEYARDYAREREQFGRRIGENQAIAFLLAEMATRVDVARLLTWRAAWMARNGKRFEQAEGSMSKLVAGETAVWVSEQAIQILGGAGYTREHPVERFHRDAKIYTIFEGTSEIQRLIIGRAVTGLPVR, from the coding sequence ATGGCGGGGTTCTGTCCGGAGCCGAGCGACGACGTGGTCCAGGTGCGTGACTGGGTGCACGCCTTCGCCCGCGACGTCATCCGCCCCGCGGGCGCCGAATGGGACGAACGCGAGGAAACCCCCTGGCCGGTCATCCAGGAGGCGGCCAAGGTCGGGCTGTACTCGCTCGACTTCTTCGCCACCCAGTGGTTCGAGGAGAGCGGGCTGGCGCTGCCGGTGGCGTTCGAGGAGATCTTCTGGGGCGACGCGGGCATCGGGCTGTCGATCACCGGCACCGGCCTGGCCGCCGCGGCGCTGGCCGCCAACGGCACCCCCGAGCAGATGGGGGAGTGGCTGCCGCAGATGTTCGGCACGGAGAACGACGTCAAGCTGGGCGCCTTCTGCGCGTCCGAGCCGGACGCCGGCTCCGACGTCGGCGCCATCCGCACCCGAGCCGTCCCCGACGGCGACGACTGGGTGCTCAACGGCGTCAAGACCTGGGCCACGAACGGCGGCATCGCGAACGTGCACGTGGTCGTCGCCTCGGTGGACCCGTCGCTGGGCACCAGGGGCCAGGCGTCGTTCGTGATCCCGCCGGGCACGCCGGGGCTGTCGATGGGGCAGAAGTTCCGCAAGCACGGCATCCGCGCCTCGCACACGGCCGAGGTGGTCCTGGACGACGTCCGGGTGCCCGGCTCCTGCCTGCTCGGCGGCAAGGAGAAGCTGGAGGCCAGGCTGGCGCGCGTACGGAACGGCGAGCGGGCCGGCGAGCAGGCGGCGATGCGCACGTTCGAGACCACCCGCCCGTCGGTGGCCGCGATGGCGGTGGGCATCGCCCGCGCGGCCTTCGAGTACGCCAGGGACTACGCCCGCGAGCGCGAGCAGTTCGGCCGCAGGATCGGCGAGAACCAGGCCATCGCCTTCCTGCTGGCCGAGATGGCCACGCGGGTGGACGTGGCCCGGCTGCTGACCTGGCGCGCCGCCTGGATGGCCCGCAACGGCAAGCGGTTCGAGCAGGCGGAGGGCTCGATGTCGAAGCTGGTGGCGGGGGAGACGGCGGTCTGGGTGTCGGAGCAGGCGATCCAGATCCTGGGCGGCGCCGGATACACCAGGGAGCACCCGGTGGAGCGCTTCCACCGCGACGCCAAGATCTACACGATCTTCGAGGGCACGAGCGAGATCCAGCGGCTGATCATCGGCCGGGCGGTCACGGGGCTGCCGGTCCGCTGA
- a CDS encoding MFS transporter, translated as MTLTVSPAPRLRPPSPAAAPFASTLAAFTLTAILVSGQLYIVIPLLHDMAAGWGSSAGGLTWLVTAFGIGYGIGFLVFGPLSDRYGRRRLLMIGLPLAALTTALVALSPSPEVALGLRAVQGVAVAMFPPAGMAYLGERLEPRRRVVAIAAVTGAFLASAVLLQVAAQLLVNVIGWRGLFGLSAAGFVLAALGVRAVMLPDVSRQAAGSLWSAYRPLPGLLLHRVLSLRYLATFMLMVGFVAVYTGLQIYGGSSPAELLALRAAGLPSIVLMPLLMPWLARIRMTTRAAAFLAAAALALAVIGLTGTAVLVLLLALFVAAITGGLPSMNESISAEAGPARGTALALFSAALAVGGSVGPQVAAAFGGLTPLMYGLATGMALATLFILLSTWTAGKQ; from the coding sequence ATGACACTCACTGTTTCCCCCGCCCCGCGGCTGCGGCCCCCATCCCCGGCCGCCGCGCCCTTCGCGAGCACGCTGGCGGCGTTCACGCTGACCGCGATCCTGGTCAGCGGCCAGCTGTACATCGTGATCCCCCTCTTGCACGACATGGCCGCCGGCTGGGGCTCCTCGGCCGGCGGGCTGACGTGGCTGGTGACCGCCTTCGGCATCGGCTACGGCATCGGTTTCCTGGTGTTCGGACCGCTTTCCGACCGGTACGGCCGCCGCAGGCTGCTGATGATCGGATTGCCGCTGGCCGCGCTGACGACGGCGCTGGTGGCGCTGAGCCCGTCGCCCGAGGTGGCGCTGGGGTTGCGGGCGGTGCAGGGCGTGGCGGTGGCGATGTTCCCGCCGGCCGGGATGGCGTACCTGGGGGAGCGGCTGGAGCCGCGCCGCCGCGTGGTCGCCATCGCGGCGGTGACCGGCGCGTTCCTCGCCTCCGCCGTGTTGCTGCAGGTCGCCGCCCAGCTCCTGGTGAACGTGATCGGCTGGCGCGGCCTGTTCGGGCTGTCGGCGGCCGGGTTCGTGCTCGCCGCGCTGGGGGTGCGCGCGGTCATGCTGCCCGATGTGTCCCGCCAGGCCGCCGGATCCCTGTGGTCCGCCTACCGGCCGCTGCCGGGCCTGCTGTTGCACCGGGTGCTGAGCCTGCGGTACCTGGCCACGTTCATGCTGATGGTCGGCTTCGTGGCCGTGTACACCGGCCTGCAGATCTACGGCGGCAGCTCGCCCGCCGAGCTGCTCGCGCTGCGCGCGGCGGGGCTGCCGTCGATCGTCCTGATGCCGCTCCTCATGCCGTGGCTGGCCAGGATCCGCATGACGACCAGGGCCGCCGCGTTCCTGGCGGCCGCCGCGCTCGCGCTGGCCGTCATCGGCCTCACCGGCACCGCCGTCCTGGTGCTCCTGCTCGCCCTGTTCGTCGCCGCCATCACCGGCGGCCTGCCCAGCATGAACGAGTCGATCTCGGCGGAGGCGGGCCCGGCCCGCGGCACGGCGCTGGCGCTGTTCTCCGCCGCGCTCGCGGTCGGCGGCAGCGTCGGCCCGCAGGTGGCGGCCGCGTTCGGGGGTCTGACCCCGCTCATGTACGGCCTCGCGACCGGCATGGCGCTGGCCACCCTGTTCATCCTGCTCTCCACCTGGACGGCAGGAAAGCAGTGA
- a CDS encoding TetR/AcrR family transcriptional regulator, with protein MAPKVSTAATRAALLEAAREEFAAYGVAGARVDRIAERAGVNKERIYGHFGSKEKLFDAVITEALDDLTAQIALPGADPVDYVAKLTDYYRAHPDLVRLLMWEALNYRGEELLEGQEARVERCGRKTASLAEGRGEEPSARTARMLFTLTGLALFPAMMPQLARIILRDAADDHEAMRDQIAAFVTAALK; from the coding sequence ATGGCACCCAAGGTCTCGACCGCCGCTACCCGCGCCGCCCTGCTGGAGGCCGCGCGGGAGGAATTCGCCGCGTACGGGGTGGCGGGCGCGCGCGTGGATCGCATCGCCGAGCGCGCCGGCGTCAACAAGGAGCGCATCTACGGGCACTTCGGCAGCAAGGAGAAGCTGTTCGACGCCGTCATCACCGAGGCGCTCGACGACCTGACGGCCCAGATCGCCCTGCCCGGCGCCGACCCCGTCGACTACGTGGCCAAGCTGACCGACTACTACCGCGCGCATCCCGACCTGGTGCGGCTGCTGATGTGGGAGGCGCTCAACTACCGGGGCGAGGAGCTCCTGGAGGGCCAGGAGGCCCGGGTGGAGCGCTGCGGCCGCAAGACGGCCTCGCTGGCGGAGGGCCGGGGTGAGGAGCCTTCGGCGCGCACGGCCAGGATGTTGTTCACGCTGACGGGGCTGGCGCTGTTCCCGGCGATGATGCCGCAGCTCGCGCGCATCATCCTGCGGGACGCCGCCGACGACCACGAGGCGATGCGCGACCAGATCGCCGCCTTCGTCACCGCCGCGCTCAAGTGA
- a CDS encoding glucosyl-3-phosphoglycerate synthase — protein MLPEVHGWLRRRTSSAGDWPLRDLLAAKGETTVSVVLPARDERDTVGEIVGVIRRELGPLVDELVVIDSRSTDDTALVAARAGARVHAQDEILPQLKPLDGKGEALWKSLAVTSGDVLVFVDADIRNFRPSLVLGVLGPLLGDPSVAYAKGCYDRPVNAAGNGGGRVTELVARPLINLHWPELAGFVQPLAGEYAGRRSALERVPFVTGYGVELGLLIDLLELAGLDAFAQVDLGSREHAPQSTEALGGMAGQIMLAAWSRLERQGKIQTFHEPSLRLAQFRRGQNGHEVLIRDVGIGERPPMVTVDA, from the coding sequence ATGCTGCCGGAAGTGCATGGCTGGTTGCGGCGCCGTACTTCGTCCGCCGGGGACTGGCCGCTCCGGGACCTGCTGGCCGCCAAGGGGGAGACCACGGTCAGCGTGGTGCTCCCGGCCCGCGACGAGCGGGACACCGTCGGGGAGATCGTCGGCGTGATCCGGCGCGAGCTGGGCCCGCTCGTGGACGAGCTCGTGGTCATCGACTCGCGTTCCACTGATGACACGGCGCTGGTGGCGGCCCGCGCGGGGGCCAGGGTGCATGCCCAGGACGAGATCCTGCCGCAGCTCAAACCGCTCGACGGCAAGGGGGAGGCGCTGTGGAAGTCACTGGCTGTCACCTCGGGTGACGTGCTGGTGTTCGTCGACGCCGATATCCGGAATTTTCGGCCTTCGTTGGTGCTCGGAGTGCTGGGGCCGCTGCTGGGTGACCCGAGCGTGGCGTACGCCAAGGGGTGCTATGACCGGCCGGTGAACGCCGCAGGCAACGGCGGCGGGCGCGTCACGGAGCTGGTGGCCCGGCCACTGATCAACCTGCACTGGCCCGAACTGGCGGGTTTCGTGCAGCCACTCGCGGGGGAGTACGCGGGCCGGCGCTCGGCCCTGGAACGGGTGCCCTTCGTGACCGGCTACGGCGTCGAGCTGGGGCTCCTGATCGATCTCCTCGAACTGGCGGGGCTGGACGCCTTCGCGCAGGTGGACCTGGGGTCACGCGAGCACGCGCCCCAGTCCACGGAGGCGCTCGGCGGGATGGCGGGGCAGATCATGCTCGCCGCCTGGTCCCGGCTGGAGCGCCAGGGGAAGATCCAGACGTTCCACGAGCCGTCGTTGCGGCTGGCCCAGTTCCGCCGGGGGCAGAACGGGCACGAGGTCCTGATCCGGGACGTCGGCATCGGCGAACGCCCGCCGATGGTCACCGTGGACGCCTGA
- a CDS encoding cation diffusion facilitator family transporter gives MGAGHGHGHGHAGSRHRWRLAVSFVLIGAFFVVELVFGLLSGSLSLLSDAGHMAADVVTLGAALVATRIAVRPDTTGRRSYGSYRAEVFASLLAVVLMLGVALYVVLEAIGRIGGPAEVSSGPMIVVGAVGLVVNLIALLLLRAGAGESLNVKGAYLEVVADTAGSVGVIVAGWLVAATGQALWDTVIALGIGVFVAVRAISLGRQVFAVLGQHVPEGIDAAAVANDLAAIEGVRDVHDLHLWTLTSGMNVATAHLVTGDLSDNHAVLDQARDLLRRRHGVAHATLQVEPADHQGCDELGW, from the coding sequence ATGGGCGCCGGGCACGGGCACGGCCACGGGCACGCGGGCAGCCGCCACCGCTGGCGGCTGGCGGTGTCGTTCGTGCTGATCGGCGCCTTCTTCGTGGTGGAGCTGGTCTTCGGCCTGCTGTCGGGCTCGCTGTCGCTGCTGTCGGACGCCGGCCACATGGCCGCCGACGTGGTCACGCTCGGCGCGGCGCTGGTCGCCACCAGGATCGCCGTCCGCCCCGACACCACGGGCCGGCGCAGCTACGGCTCGTACCGGGCGGAGGTGTTCGCGTCGCTGCTGGCCGTCGTGCTGATGCTGGGCGTGGCGCTGTACGTCGTGCTGGAGGCGATCGGCCGGATCGGCGGGCCCGCCGAGGTCTCCTCCGGGCCGATGATCGTCGTGGGCGCCGTCGGCCTGGTGGTGAACCTGATCGCGCTGCTGTTGCTGCGCGCCGGCGCGGGCGAGAGCCTGAACGTCAAGGGCGCCTACCTCGAGGTCGTGGCCGACACCGCCGGCTCGGTCGGCGTCATCGTGGCCGGCTGGCTGGTCGCGGCCACCGGGCAGGCGCTCTGGGACACCGTCATCGCCCTGGGCATCGGCGTGTTCGTCGCCGTGCGGGCGATCTCGCTCGGCCGGCAGGTCTTCGCGGTCCTGGGCCAGCACGTGCCCGAGGGGATCGACGCCGCCGCCGTGGCGAACGACCTGGCGGCCATCGAGGGCGTACGCGACGTGCACGACCTGCATCTGTGGACCCTGACCTCCGGCATGAACGTCGCCACCGCCCACCTCGTCACCGGCGACCTCAGCGACAACCACGCCGTCCTGGACCAGGCCCGCGACCTCCTGCGCCGCCGGCACGGCGTCGCGCACGCCACCCTCCAGGTCGAGCCGGCCGACCACCAGGGCTGCGACGAACTGGGCTGGTGA
- a CDS encoding ArsR/SmtB family transcription factor produces MDSCTTRVVDAGRVAAVRERMPATDDLADTADVFGLLSDPNRLRLLVALLDGELCVCDLAAVTGQSESAVSHALRLLRAHRIVAARRSGRMAFYRLEDPHVRMLLDLALAHTEHTEALHPEREGNA; encoded by the coding sequence ATGGACAGCTGTACCACCCGGGTGGTCGACGCCGGCAGGGTCGCCGCCGTGCGGGAGCGGATGCCGGCCACCGACGACCTGGCCGACACCGCCGACGTCTTCGGGCTGCTGTCCGACCCGAACCGGCTGCGGTTGCTGGTGGCCCTGCTGGACGGCGAGTTGTGCGTGTGCGACCTGGCGGCGGTGACCGGCCAGAGCGAGTCGGCCGTCTCCCACGCGCTGCGGCTGCTGCGCGCCCACCGCATCGTGGCCGCCCGCCGCTCCGGCCGGATGGCCTTCTACCGGCTGGAGGACCCGCACGTCCGCATGCTGCTCGACCTCGCGCTGGCCCACACCGAGCACACCGAGGCGCTGCACCCCGAGCGCGAGGGGAACGCCTGA
- a CDS encoding DeoR/GlpR family DNA-binding transcription regulator, translating into MGRAAQVRRDEIVRLATTTGLASVEELSAQLGVTASTIRRDLAHLKAAGLLARTYGGAMAVVTHPEASLRQRIGEAFEAKRAIAAWAAAQIRPGETILLDAGSTTGALAHELRSAADLTIATTGLNALQELVGATGVHVECLGGTLRQVSQGFVGPLAEAALSRMTFDRVFLGADGVTAEDGICEASLQQTRMKELMMQRSRHVYLLVHAAKLGRRPFHAWARMPDTWTLVTDTTATPQALEPFKSRGVHLVTVPAGG; encoded by the coding sequence ATGGGCCGCGCAGCACAGGTTCGCCGTGACGAGATCGTCCGCCTGGCCACCACCACCGGGCTGGCCAGTGTCGAGGAGCTGTCGGCCCAGCTCGGGGTGACCGCCTCCACGATCCGCCGCGACCTGGCCCACCTGAAGGCGGCGGGCCTGCTGGCCCGCACGTACGGTGGCGCGATGGCGGTCGTCACCCATCCGGAGGCGTCGCTGCGGCAGCGCATCGGGGAGGCGTTCGAGGCCAAGCGCGCGATCGCCGCCTGGGCCGCCGCGCAGATCCGCCCCGGTGAGACGATCCTGCTCGACGCGGGCTCGACCACCGGCGCCCTGGCCCACGAGCTGCGTTCGGCGGCGGACCTCACGATCGCCACCACCGGCCTCAACGCCCTCCAGGAGCTGGTGGGCGCCACGGGCGTGCACGTGGAGTGCCTCGGCGGCACGCTGAGGCAGGTGAGCCAGGGCTTCGTCGGCCCGCTCGCGGAGGCGGCGCTGAGCCGGATGACGTTCGACCGGGTCTTCCTGGGGGCCGACGGCGTGACGGCCGAGGACGGCATCTGCGAGGCCAGCCTGCAGCAGACGCGCATGAAGGAGCTGATGATGCAGCGCTCCCGGCACGTCTACCTGCTCGTGCACGCCGCCAAGCTGGGGCGCAGGCCCTTCCACGCCTGGGCCCGCATGCCCGACACCTGGACCCTGGTGACCGACACGACCGCCACCCCCCAGGCCCTGGAGCCCTTCAAGTCCCGTGGCGTGCACCTCGTGACCGTTCCCGCCGGAGGCTGA
- the pdxA gene encoding 4-hydroxythreonine-4-phosphate dehydrogenase PdxA, which translates to MSTPLIALTMGDGSGVGPEVVVGALLAPETATFCRPVVIGDAGRLRKAAACLGVRPEVVTVGGVAEAAFEPGRVNVIDPGLLPEDLPWGRVSAVAGGAAYEYVRLAAELAMSGQVQAICTAPLNKEALHAAGHVYPGHTELLAHLTGTEEVSMMLSTHKVKVIHVTTHIGLIDAVARIEPGLVERTIRRGHAAMRGSGLDRPRIGVCGINPHAGENGLFGYGEEEEKVVPAVERLRAEGMDVHGPLPADTAFFLAGRGDYDLIVAMYHDQGHGPVKILGLEAGVNITVGLPVIRTSVDHGTAFDIAGKGVADAGSMIEALRQAAELSSAQGV; encoded by the coding sequence ATGAGCACACCTCTCATCGCCCTCACCATGGGGGACGGCTCCGGCGTAGGCCCGGAGGTCGTCGTCGGCGCCCTGCTCGCCCCCGAGACCGCCACCTTCTGCCGCCCCGTCGTCATCGGTGACGCGGGACGCCTGCGCAAGGCCGCCGCCTGCCTCGGCGTACGGCCGGAGGTGGTGACCGTGGGCGGCGTCGCCGAGGCCGCGTTCGAGCCGGGCCGCGTCAACGTCATCGATCCCGGCCTGCTGCCCGAGGACCTGCCGTGGGGTCGGGTGTCGGCGGTCGCGGGCGGCGCGGCCTACGAGTACGTACGGCTGGCCGCGGAGCTGGCGATGTCCGGCCAGGTCCAGGCCATCTGCACGGCCCCGCTGAACAAGGAGGCCCTGCACGCCGCCGGCCACGTCTACCCCGGCCACACCGAGCTGCTCGCGCACCTGACCGGCACGGAGGAGGTGTCGATGATGCTCTCCACCCACAAGGTGAAGGTCATCCACGTCACCACCCACATCGGCCTCATCGACGCGGTCGCCCGCATCGAGCCCGGCCTGGTGGAGCGGACGATCCGGCGCGGGCACGCCGCCATGCGCGGCTCCGGCCTCGACCGGCCCAGGATCGGCGTGTGCGGCATCAACCCGCACGCGGGCGAGAACGGCCTGTTCGGGTACGGCGAGGAGGAGGAGAAGGTCGTCCCGGCGGTCGAACGGCTGCGCGCCGAGGGCATGGACGTGCACGGCCCGCTCCCGGCCGACACGGCGTTCTTCCTGGCGGGCCGGGGCGACTACGACCTCATCGTGGCCATGTACCACGACCAGGGCCACGGCCCCGTCAAGATCCTGGGCCTGGAGGCGGGCGTCAACATCACCGTCGGGCTGCCGGTGATCAGGACGTCCGTCGACCACGGCACCGCGTTCGACATAGCGGGAAAGGGCGTGGCCGACGCGGGTAGCATGATCGAGGCCCTCCGCCAGGCGGCCGAGCTGTCGTCCGCGCAGGGCGTGTGA